The proteins below are encoded in one region of Roseovarius bejariae:
- a CDS encoding carbohydrate ABC transporter permease, whose protein sequence is MQEKTVNQKAWFLVLPVLVLVAFSAIIPLMTVVNYSVQDTFGGNQFFWAGLEWFKDLLHSERMWNALGRQMAFSAIILAIEVPLGIFVALNMPKSGFWASFCLVLMSLPLLVPWNVVGTIWQIFGRVDIGLLGYTLDKLGISYNYTQDFIAAWATVIVMDVWHWTSLVALLAYAGLQSIPDAYYQAAKIDQASRWKVFRYIELPKMAGVLMIAILLRFMDSFMIYTEPFVVTGGGPGNATTFLSIDLVKMALGQFDLGPAAAFSIMYFLVILLISWVFYTVMTNLDKAEGK, encoded by the coding sequence ATGCAGGAGAAAACAGTCAACCAAAAGGCATGGTTCCTTGTGCTGCCGGTACTGGTGCTGGTGGCCTTCTCGGCGATCATCCCCTTGATGACGGTGGTCAACTACTCGGTGCAGGACACCTTCGGCGGCAATCAGTTTTTCTGGGCGGGTCTGGAATGGTTCAAGGACCTTCTTCATTCCGAACGGATGTGGAATGCGCTGGGCCGTCAGATGGCCTTTTCTGCGATCATTCTGGCCATCGAGGTGCCGCTTGGCATTTTCGTCGCGCTCAACATGCCCAAAAGCGGATTTTGGGCCAGTTTCTGTCTGGTCCTGATGTCGCTGCCCTTGCTGGTCCCGTGGAACGTGGTCGGCACCATCTGGCAAATCTTCGGTCGCGTCGATATTGGCCTTCTGGGCTATACGCTGGATAAGCTGGGTATTTCCTATAACTACACGCAGGATTTCATTGCCGCTTGGGCCACCGTTATCGTGATGGATGTCTGGCATTGGACCTCGCTTGTGGCGCTGCTGGCCTATGCCGGTCTGCAATCCATCCCCGACGCCTATTACCAAGCGGCCAAGATCGACCAGGCCAGCCGCTGGAAGGTCTTCCGCTATATCGAACTACCCAAGATGGCCGGTGTTCTGATGATCGCCATCCTGCTGCGCTTCATGGACAGTTTCATGATCTATACCGAGCCTTTCGTGGTGACCGGCGGCGGCCCGGGCAATGCAACCACCTTCCTGTCGATCGACCTTGTGAAGATGGCACTGGGGCAGTTCGACCTTGGACCGGCGGCGGCCTTCTCGATCATGTATTTCCTCGTGATCCTGCTGATCTCGTGGGTGTTCTACACGGTGATGACCAACCTCGACAAAGCGGAGGGCAAGTAA
- a CDS encoding DUF2160 domain-containing protein, producing the protein MDWMAWTLPTAAFFGVIALLLITFSILAVKFPETPRTGILRIETTRGDRLFITLLGSAFINLAWLALVGAHQPYALILCLIYAAAVFRWV; encoded by the coding sequence ATGGACTGGATGGCATGGACCCTACCGACCGCCGCATTCTTCGGGGTGATCGCCCTGTTGCTCATCACCTTTTCGATCCTCGCGGTGAAATTCCCCGAGACCCCGCGTACCGGGATTCTGCGGATCGAGACCACGCGCGGTGATCGTCTTTTCATCACGCTTCTGGGCTCGGCCTTCATCAACCTGGCCTGGCTGGCCCTTGTCGGGGCGCATCAGCCCTATGCGCTGATCCTTTGCCTGATCTATGCCGCGGCGGTCTTTCGCTGGGTGTAG
- a CDS encoding ABC transporter substrate-binding protein — translation MNLNLKSTTALGLALSLLTGPALAGMEEAQEFLDAEIGELSALDRAGQEAEMQWFIDAAQPFAGMDIRVVSETIATHEYEAKVLAPAFTAITGINVTHDLIGEGDVVEKLQTQMQSGQNIYDAYVNDSDLIGTHWRYQQVRNLTDWMGGEGADATNPGLDLEDFIGTEFTTAPDGKLYQLPDQQFANLYWFRYDWFNDEKNKADFKEAYGYDLGVPVNWSAYEDIAEFFTGRDLSHLGVEGEVFGNMDYGKKDPSLGWRYTDAWMSMAGMGDKGEPNGLPVDEWGIRVNDNSQPVGACMARGGAANSPAAVYAVDKAIEWLQNYSPPSAMGMTFSEAGPVPAQGNVAQQMFWYTAFTAASVKPDLPVMNEDGTPKWRMAPSPHGAYWEDGMKVGYQDVGSWTLMKSTPVDRAKAAWLYAQFVTSKTVDVKKAHTGLTFIRESTINHDSFTERASKLGGLVEFYRSPARTQWSPTGTNVPDYPKLAQLWWQNIGDAMSGAKTAQEALDSLCGDMESVMERLERAGIQGDIGPAMNDEEGAEYWLSQPGAPKPKLDNEDEEPITVSYDELVASWQ, via the coding sequence ATGAACCTTAACCTCAAATCCACAACCGCGCTGGGCCTTGCCTTGTCGCTTCTGACCGGACCGGCCCTTGCCGGGATGGAGGAAGCGCAAGAGTTCCTTGACGCGGAAATCGGCGAGCTGTCGGCGCTGGATCGCGCCGGGCAAGAGGCCGAAATGCAATGGTTCATCGACGCGGCACAGCCCTTTGCGGGCATGGACATCCGCGTTGTGTCGGAAACCATCGCCACCCATGAATACGAGGCCAAGGTTCTGGCCCCGGCGTTCACGGCGATTACTGGTATCAACGTCACCCATGACCTGATCGGCGAGGGCGATGTCGTCGAGAAACTGCAAACACAGATGCAGTCGGGCCAGAACATCTATGACGCCTATGTCAACGACAGTGACCTGATCGGGACCCACTGGCGCTATCAGCAAGTGCGCAACCTGACCGACTGGATGGGCGGCGAAGGGGCGGACGCGACCAACCCGGGCCTCGACCTAGAAGATTTCATCGGCACCGAGTTCACCACGGCGCCCGATGGCAAGCTGTATCAGCTTCCCGACCAGCAATTCGCGAACCTTTACTGGTTCCGCTACGACTGGTTCAACGACGAGAAGAACAAGGCCGATTTCAAAGAGGCCTATGGCTATGATCTGGGGGTTCCGGTCAACTGGTCGGCGTACGAGGATATTGCCGAGTTCTTCACGGGTCGCGACCTGAGCCACCTGGGCGTCGAAGGCGAAGTCTTCGGCAACATGGACTATGGCAAGAAAGACCCCAGCCTTGGTTGGCGCTATACCGACGCGTGGATGTCCATGGCCGGGATGGGCGACAAGGGCGAACCCAACGGCCTGCCGGTCGATGAATGGGGCATCCGCGTCAACGACAACAGCCAGCCGGTGGGCGCCTGCATGGCCCGCGGCGGCGCGGCCAACAGCCCGGCTGCGGTCTACGCTGTGGATAAAGCCATCGAGTGGCTCCAGAACTACTCGCCGCCCTCGGCCATGGGGATGACCTTTTCCGAGGCGGGCCCGGTCCCTGCGCAGGGGAACGTGGCGCAACAGATGTTCTGGTACACCGCGTTCACTGCGGCATCGGTCAAGCCTGACCTGCCTGTGATGAACGAAGACGGCACGCCCAAGTGGCGCATGGCCCCCAGCCCGCACGGCGCCTATTGGGAAGACGGCATGAAAGTCGGTTACCAGGATGTGGGCAGCTGGACCTTGATGAAATCCACCCCGGTGGATCGCGCCAAGGCCGCTTGGCTGTATGCACAGTTCGTGACGTCGAAAACCGTGGACGTGAAGAAGGCGCATACCGGCCTGACCTTCATCCGCGAGTCGACGATCAATCACGACAGCTTCACCGAGCGCGCGTCGAAACTGGGCGGCCTCGTGGAATTCTACCGCAGCCCCGCCCGTACCCAGTGGTCACCGACCGGCACCAACGTGCCCGACTACCCCAAATTGGCACAGCTTTGGTGGCAGAACATCGGCGATGCCATGTCCGGTGCGAAAACCGCACAAGAGGCACTGGATAGCCTCTGCGGCGACATGGAAAGCGTGATGGAACGTCTGGAACGCGCCGGCATCCAGGGCGACATCGGCCCGGCCATGAATGACGAAGAAGGCGCCGAATACTGGTTGTCACAGCCCGGGGCGCCCAAGCCGAAACTGGACAACGAGGACGAAGAGCCGATCACCGTCAGCTATGACGAACTGGTTGCCAGCTGGCAGTAA
- a CDS encoding carbohydrate ABC transporter permease: MADMTVNQSARRARALPRINSRAVVMALYLVFLMLPIYWLLNMSLKTNAEILGEFSLWPRDLTLQNYVTILTDPSWYMGYVNSLTYVVMNTVISVTVALPAAYAFSRYHFMGDKHLFFWLLTNRMAPPAVFALPFFQLYSSVGLFDTHIAVALAHCLFNVPLAVWILEGFMRGVPKEIDETAYIDGYSFGRFFIKIFTPLIASGIGVAAFFCFMFSWVELLLSRTLTSVDAKPIAATMTRTIGASGIDWGVLAAAGVLTLVPGALVIYFVRNYIAKGFALGRV; the protein is encoded by the coding sequence ATGGCCGATATGACCGTGAATCAAAGTGCCCGCCGTGCCCGTGCCCTGCCGCGGATCAACAGCCGCGCGGTGGTGATGGCCCTCTACCTCGTGTTCCTCATGCTGCCGATCTATTGGCTGCTGAACATGAGCCTGAAAACCAATGCCGAGATATTGGGAGAGTTCTCGCTCTGGCCGCGGGACCTGACCTTGCAGAACTATGTCACCATCCTGACCGACCCAAGCTGGTACATGGGCTACGTCAATTCGCTGACATACGTTGTGATGAACACCGTGATCTCGGTCACGGTGGCGCTTCCGGCGGCCTATGCCTTCAGCCGCTATCACTTCATGGGCGACAAGCACCTGTTCTTCTGGTTGCTGACCAACCGGATGGCCCCGCCCGCCGTGTTCGCGCTGCCGTTTTTCCAGCTTTACAGCTCGGTCGGCTTGTTCGACACGCATATCGCCGTGGCCTTGGCGCACTGTCTGTTCAACGTGCCGTTGGCTGTCTGGATCCTTGAAGGGTTCATGCGCGGCGTACCCAAGGAAATCGACGAGACCGCCTATATCGACGGCTACAGCTTTGGCCGCTTCTTCATCAAGATTTTCACGCCCCTGATCGCCTCGGGTATCGGCGTGGCGGCCTTCTTCTGCTTCATGTTCTCGTGGGTGGAACTGCTGCTGTCGCGCACCTTGACCAGCGTCGATGCCAAACCCATCGCCGCCACCATGACGCGTACGATTGGGGCGTCGGGGATCGATTGGGGCGTGTTGGCCGCCGCCGGGGTGCTGACGCTCGTGCCGGGGGCCTTGGTGATCTACTTCGTGCGCAATTACATCGCCAAGGGCTTTGCCCTGGGCCGCGTGTAA
- a CDS encoding ABC transporter ATP-binding protein — MAKITLDNLAHSYLPKPQGEEDYALKELNHDWDDGAAYALLGSSGCGKSTLLNIISGLLQPSQGRILFDGQDVTNAPTAERNIAQVFQFPVVYDTMTVRDNLAFPLRNRGRDEAYVAERVQEVARMIGMEEELSRKARGLTADAKQKISLGRGMVRKDVNALLFDEPLTVIDPHMKWELRTQLKKLHHDFGHTMIYVTHDQTEALTFADKVVVMYDGRVVQIGTPEELFERPEHTFVGYFIGSPGMNVIPAKVEGKQAYINGSALDLGAAYGALDGKVEIGVRPEFARLSESDGLPVKVRRVEDVGRHKIVRAEFFGNDINIIAGEGEEIGADKTRVTFDPAHVNVYANDWRVQGEAA, encoded by the coding sequence ATGGCAAAGATAACATTGGATAACCTCGCGCACTCCTACCTGCCCAAGCCGCAGGGCGAGGAGGATTATGCCCTCAAGGAACTCAACCATGATTGGGACGATGGCGCGGCCTATGCGCTTCTGGGGTCGTCGGGCTGTGGGAAATCCACGCTTCTGAACATCATTTCGGGGCTGTTGCAGCCCAGTCAGGGCCGCATCCTGTTTGACGGGCAGGATGTCACCAACGCGCCAACCGCCGAACGCAACATCGCGCAGGTGTTCCAGTTTCCTGTCGTCTACGACACCATGACCGTGCGTGATAACCTTGCCTTCCCGCTGCGCAACCGGGGCCGGGACGAGGCCTATGTCGCCGAGCGAGTTCAGGAAGTGGCCCGCATGATCGGCATGGAAGAGGAACTGTCGCGCAAGGCGCGGGGCCTGACCGCCGATGCCAAGCAGAAAATCAGCCTTGGCCGCGGCATGGTCCGCAAGGATGTGAATGCCCTGCTGTTCGATGAGCCACTGACAGTGATCGACCCGCATATGAAATGGGAATTGCGGACGCAGCTCAAGAAGCTGCACCACGATTTCGGCCACACGATGATCTATGTCACCCACGACCAGACCGAGGCCCTGACCTTCGCTGACAAGGTGGTGGTCATGTACGATGGCCGCGTGGTGCAGATCGGCACGCCCGAAGAACTGTTCGAGCGGCCCGAGCATACCTTCGTGGGCTATTTCATCGGCTCGCCGGGGATGAACGTGATCCCGGCCAAGGTCGAAGGCAAGCAAGCCTATATCAATGGGTCTGCCCTTGATCTGGGCGCGGCCTATGGCGCGCTGGACGGCAAGGTGGAAATCGGCGTGCGGCCCGAATTCGCCCGCCTTTCCGAAAGCGACGGCCTGCCCGTCAAGGTGCGCCGGGTCGAGGACGTTGGCCGCCACAAGATCGTGCGCGCCGAGTTTTTCGGCAACGATATCAATATCATCGCAGGTGAAGGCGAAGAGATTGGCGCGGACAAGACGCGCGTCACCTTCGACCCTGCGCATGTCAACGTTTACGCCAATGACTGGCGGGTGCAGGGGGAGGCTGCGTAA